The proteins below come from a single Streptomyces sp. B3I8 genomic window:
- the leuC gene encoding 3-isopropylmalate dehydratase large subunit: MGRTLAEKVWDDHVVRRAEGEPDLLFIDLHLLHEVTSPQAFDGLRQTGRTVRRLDLTIATEDHNTPTLDIDKPIADPVSRAQLETLRKNCAEFGVRLHSLGDVEQGVVHVVGPQLGLTQPGTTVVCGDSHTSTHGAFGALAFGIGTSQVEHVLATQTLPMARPRTMAITVDGELPEGVTAKDLILAIIAKIGTGGGQGYILEYRGSAIEKLSMEARMTICNMSIEAGARAGMIAPDETTFAYLKGRPHAPEGADWDAAVAYWQTLRTDDDAVFDAEVVIDAAALSPFVTWGTNPGQGAPLSAAVPDPASYEDASERLAAEKALEYMGLAAGQPLREIKVDTVFVGSCTNGRIEDLRAAAEIVKGRKVADGVRMLVVPGSARVGLQAVSEGLDAVFKEAGAEWRHAGCSMCLGMNPDQLAPGERSASTSNRNFEGRQGKGGRTHLVSPQVAAATAVTGHLASPADLSDAPVPAGV, from the coding sequence ATGGGTAGGACACTCGCGGAGAAGGTCTGGGACGACCACGTCGTCCGGCGCGCCGAGGGCGAGCCCGACCTCCTCTTCATCGATCTGCACCTGCTGCACGAGGTGACCAGCCCGCAGGCCTTCGACGGACTGCGCCAGACCGGTCGCACGGTGCGGCGCCTGGACCTCACCATCGCGACCGAGGACCACAACACCCCGACCCTCGACATCGACAAGCCGATCGCCGACCCGGTCTCCCGCGCCCAGCTGGAGACCCTGCGCAAGAACTGCGCGGAGTTCGGCGTCCGGCTGCACTCGCTGGGCGACGTCGAGCAGGGCGTCGTGCACGTCGTCGGCCCCCAGCTCGGTCTGACCCAGCCCGGCACCACCGTCGTCTGCGGCGACTCGCACACCTCCACGCACGGCGCGTTCGGCGCGCTGGCGTTCGGCATCGGCACCTCCCAGGTCGAGCACGTGCTGGCCACCCAGACGCTGCCGATGGCCCGCCCCAGGACCATGGCCATCACGGTCGACGGCGAACTGCCCGAGGGCGTCACCGCCAAGGACCTGATCCTCGCGATCATCGCGAAGATCGGCACGGGCGGCGGCCAGGGCTACATCCTGGAGTACCGCGGCTCCGCCATCGAGAAGCTCTCGATGGAGGCCCGCATGACCATCTGCAACATGTCGATCGAGGCCGGCGCCCGCGCGGGCATGATCGCCCCCGACGAGACGACCTTCGCGTACCTCAAGGGGCGCCCGCACGCCCCCGAGGGCGCCGACTGGGACGCCGCCGTCGCGTACTGGCAGACGCTGCGCACCGACGACGACGCGGTCTTCGACGCCGAGGTCGTCATCGACGCCGCCGCGCTGTCGCCGTTCGTCACCTGGGGCACCAACCCCGGTCAGGGCGCACCGCTCTCCGCCGCCGTCCCCGACCCGGCCTCCTACGAGGACGCCTCGGAGCGCCTCGCCGCCGAAAAGGCCCTGGAGTACATGGGGTTGGCAGCCGGGCAGCCGCTCCGCGAGATCAAGGTGGACACCGTCTTCGTGGGGTCGTGCACCAACGGCCGCATCGAGGACCTGCGCGCCGCCGCCGAGATCGTCAAGGGCCGCAAAGTCGCCGACGGCGTACGGATGCTGGTCGTCCCCGGCTCCGCGCGGGTCGGCCTGCAGGCCGTCTCCGAGGGCCTGGACGCCGTCTTCAAGGAGGCCGGCGCCGAATGGCGGCACGCGGGCTGCTCGATGTGCCTGGGCATGAACCCCGACCAGCTCGCCCCCGGTGAGCGCTCGGCGTCCACCTCCAACCGCAACTTCGAGGGCCGGCAGGGCAAGGGCGGACGCACCCACCTGGTCTCCCCGCAGGTCGCCGCCGCCACCGCGGTCACGGGGCACCTCGCGTCCCCCGCCGACCTGTCCGACGCCCCCGTGCCCGCTGGAGTCTGA
- the leuD gene encoding 3-isopropylmalate dehydratase small subunit, translating into MEAFTTHTGRAVPLRRGNVDTDQIIPAHWLKKVTRDGFEDGLFEAWRKDPSFILNQPERQGATVLVAGPDFGTGSSREHAVWALQNYGFKAVISARFADIFRGNSLKNGLLTVVLDQKVVETLQELTEKDPKAEITVDLEAREVRAEGITAAFELDENARWRLLNGLDDISLTLQNEVDIATYEAKRPSFKPRTLPV; encoded by the coding sequence ATGGAAGCATTCACCACCCACACCGGCCGGGCCGTTCCGCTGCGCCGCGGCAACGTCGACACCGACCAGATCATCCCCGCCCACTGGCTCAAGAAGGTGACGCGGGACGGGTTCGAGGACGGGCTGTTCGAGGCCTGGCGCAAGGACCCGTCGTTCATCCTCAACCAGCCCGAGCGGCAGGGCGCCACGGTCCTGGTGGCCGGCCCCGACTTCGGCACCGGCTCCTCGCGCGAGCACGCCGTGTGGGCGCTGCAGAACTACGGCTTCAAGGCCGTGATCTCCGCCCGCTTCGCCGACATCTTCCGCGGCAACTCGCTGAAGAACGGCCTGCTCACCGTCGTCCTGGACCAGAAGGTCGTGGAGACGCTGCAGGAACTCACGGAGAAGGACCCCAAGGCGGAGATCACGGTCGACCTCGAGGCCCGCGAGGTGCGCGCCGAGGGCATCACCGCCGCCTTCGAGCTGGACGAGAACGCCCGCTGGCGGCTGCTGAACGGCCTCGACGACATCTCCCTCACGCTGCAGAACGAGGTGGACATCGCGACCTACGAGGCGAAGCGCCCCTCGTTCAAGCCGCGCACGCTCCCGGTCTGA
- the ndgR gene encoding IclR family transcriptional regulator NdgR, producing MDNSSGVGVLDKAALVLSALESGPATLAGLVAATGLARPTAHRLAVALEHHRMVARDMQGRFILGPRLAELAAAAGEDRLLATAGPVLTHLRDMTGESAQLYRRQGDMRICVAAAERLSGLRDTVPVGSTLTMKAGSSAQILMAWEEPERLHRGLQGARFTATALSGVRRRGWAQSIGEREPGVASVSAPVRGPSNRVVAAVSVSGPIERLSRHPGRMHAQAVIDAAGRLSEALRRSG from the coding sequence ATGGACAACAGTAGCGGCGTCGGCGTCCTGGACAAGGCAGCCCTTGTCCTGAGCGCCCTGGAGTCCGGACCGGCCACCCTCGCAGGGCTGGTCGCGGCCACCGGACTGGCACGACCCACGGCCCACCGGCTGGCCGTGGCGCTGGAACACCACCGCATGGTGGCGCGCGACATGCAGGGGCGCTTCATCCTCGGTCCCCGGCTCGCCGAACTGGCCGCCGCGGCGGGCGAGGACCGGCTGCTGGCGACGGCCGGACCGGTCCTCACGCACCTGCGGGACATGACGGGCGAGAGTGCCCAGCTCTACCGCCGCCAGGGCGACATGCGCATCTGCGTCGCCGCGGCGGAGCGGCTGTCCGGCCTGCGGGACACGGTCCCGGTCGGCTCGACGCTGACGATGAAGGCGGGCTCCTCCGCGCAGATCCTCATGGCCTGGGAGGAGCCGGAGCGCCTGCACCGCGGGCTGCAGGGCGCCCGCTTCACGGCGACGGCGCTGTCCGGCGTGCGACGCCGGGGCTGGGCGCAGTCGATCGGCGAGCGCGAGCCGGGCGTCGCCTCCGTCTCCGCTCCGGTGCGGGGCCCGTCCAACCGCGTGGTGGCCGCGGTCTCGGTCTCCGGCCCCATCGAGCGACTCTCCCGCCACCCGGGCCGCATGCACGCCCAGGCCGTGATCGACGCCGCCGGCCGCCTCTCCGAGGCCCTGCGCCGCTCGGGCTGA